From the Desulfohalovibrio reitneri genome, one window contains:
- a CDS encoding chemotaxis protein CheD, whose amino-acid sequence MTYPPNRVVVGISDMRVSTSPRDLLITYSLGSCVALAVYDPDNGVGGLVHCLLPLARLAPKKAEVTPAMFVTTGVSALIRQMFRKGAKRGNLVLKAAGGAHMLGLAGAFDTGARNTAALCRLLEKNELPLSAHEFGGTVPRTFSLDMRDGSVVVKSLGKEKAL is encoded by the coding sequence GTGACCTACCCCCCGAACCGCGTGGTGGTGGGCATCTCCGACATGCGGGTCTCCACCTCCCCGCGCGACCTGCTCATAACCTACTCCCTGGGGTCGTGCGTGGCCCTGGCGGTCTATGATCCGGACAACGGAGTGGGCGGGCTGGTCCACTGCCTGCTGCCACTGGCCAGGCTGGCCCCGAAAAAGGCGGAAGTAACCCCGGCCATGTTCGTGACCACCGGTGTGTCCGCCCTCATCCGGCAGATGTTCCGCAAGGGGGCCAAGCGCGGCAACCTAGTGCTCAAGGCCGCTGGCGGGGCGCACATGCTGGGGCTGGCCGGGGCCTTCGACACCGGCGCCCGCAACACCGCCGCCCTGTGCCGCCTGCTGGAAAAGAACGAGCTGCCCCTGTCCGCGCACGAGTTCGGCGGCACCGTGCCCCGCACCTTCAGCCTGGACATGCGGGACGGTTCCGTGGTTGTGAAGAGCCTCGGCAAGGAGAAGGCGTTGTGA
- a CDS encoding TraR/DksA family transcriptional regulator — MTDQEKLAIRRHLEERLEHLLEGEQAGAKAEACADENEYASRVSEQNLNVALRERTAREINEIREAVRRMDMLGYGLCDECGEDISARRLKARPTATLCIRCQSGMEEGGAMARAM; from the coding sequence ATGACGGATCAGGAAAAACTGGCCATCAGGCGCCACCTGGAAGAGCGGCTGGAGCATCTGCTGGAGGGCGAGCAGGCCGGAGCCAAGGCCGAGGCCTGCGCCGACGAGAACGAGTACGCCTCCCGCGTGAGCGAGCAGAACCTCAACGTGGCCCTGAGGGAGCGGACGGCGCGCGAGATCAACGAAATCCGCGAGGCCGTGCGCCGCATGGACATGCTGGGGTACGGACTGTGCGACGAGTGCGGGGAGGACATCTCCGCCCGCCGCCTCAAGGCTCGGCCCACGGCCACCCTCTGCATCCGCTGCCAGAGCGGGATGGAGGAGGGCGGCGCCATGGCCCGCGCCATGTAG
- a CDS encoding molybdate transporter family protein, with protein MTARYAFNRMELSGSLGDLGTLLPIAVAMILVNNLSATGIFLGIGLFYIVSGVYFGLTVPVQPMKVVGAYAIATAMAPQEILASSLLMSLFLLAVSLSGGIDVIRKLTPRAVIRGIQLSTGVLLMAGGVRFMLGTSKYQELRGAAEPFLNAPDLGPIPFGVLLGVLGGIVTLALLENRRLPAGLAVVVLGLLCGLLFGAGGGLAAISPGFHMPKIMPFGLPAGTDFTFALFALVLPQLPMTLGNASIAYTDLSREYFPEKSGRVTNKRVCVSMALANIGAFLLGGFPMCHGAGGLAAHYRFGARTAGSNLMIGGAFVLLALLLGEDIVAVLNLLPMAVLGVLLLFAGSQLALTILDLRQRKDLFVALLILGITLAANLAWGFVVGIALAWALKWKKLSV; from the coding sequence ATGACCGCACGGTACGCCTTCAACCGCATGGAACTGTCCGGCTCGCTGGGCGATCTGGGCACGCTTTTGCCCATCGCCGTGGCCATGATCCTCGTCAACAACCTCAGCGCCACGGGCATCTTCCTCGGCATCGGGCTGTTCTACATCGTCTCCGGGGTCTACTTCGGGCTGACGGTGCCGGTGCAGCCCATGAAGGTCGTCGGCGCCTACGCCATTGCCACGGCCATGGCCCCGCAGGAAATCCTGGCCTCCTCCCTGCTCATGAGCCTCTTTCTGCTGGCCGTGAGCCTGTCCGGCGGCATCGACGTCATCCGCAAGCTCACTCCCCGCGCTGTCATCCGGGGCATCCAGCTTTCCACCGGCGTGCTGCTCATGGCCGGGGGCGTGCGCTTCATGCTCGGCACCTCGAAATACCAGGAACTGCGCGGGGCGGCCGAGCCCTTCCTCAACGCGCCCGACCTCGGGCCGATTCCCTTCGGCGTCCTCCTGGGGGTGCTGGGCGGCATCGTCACCCTGGCGCTGCTGGAAAACCGCAGGCTTCCCGCGGGGCTGGCCGTGGTCGTCCTGGGGCTGCTCTGCGGCCTGCTCTTCGGCGCGGGTGGCGGGCTGGCGGCCATCAGCCCCGGTTTCCACATGCCTAAGATCATGCCCTTCGGCCTCCCCGCCGGAACGGACTTCACCTTCGCCCTGTTCGCCCTGGTGCTGCCGCAGCTTCCCATGACCCTGGGCAACGCCAGCATCGCCTACACCGACCTGTCGCGGGAGTACTTCCCGGAGAAAAGCGGCCGCGTGACCAACAAGCGGGTCTGCGTCAGCATGGCCCTGGCCAACATTGGCGCCTTCCTGCTGGGCGGCTTCCCCATGTGCCACGGGGCTGGCGGCCTGGCCGCCCACTACCGCTTCGGAGCCAGGACCGCCGGATCGAACCTGATGATCGGCGGGGCGTTCGTCCTGCTGGCCCTGCTGCTGGGCGAGGACATCGTGGCGGTGCTGAACCTGCTTCCCATGGCCGTGCTCGGCGTGCTGCTGCTCTTCGCCGGGTCGCAGCTGGCCCTGACCATCCTGGACCTGCGCCAGCGCAAGGACCTCTTCGTGGCCCTGCTCATCCTGGGCATCACCCTGGCGGCCAATCTGGCCTGGGGCTTCGTCGTCGGCATCGCCCTGGCCTGGGCGCTGAAGTGGAAGAAGCTGTCGGTGTAA
- a CDS encoding ArsR/SmtB family transcription factor translates to MLDSREAARLFKLVSSETRVRMLRTLSTRCLCVGALARSLGISAPAASQHLRVLSQAGLVRPEKRGYHVHYQVDAGALARLAAMANELAGMPNPDASHPNFPLEATMCDANSCCQKPENLETKPEECSPEQIRKCHGDVRDHPCKPDEKEK, encoded by the coding sequence ATGCTCGATTCCCGTGAGGCGGCCCGCCTTTTCAAGCTCGTTTCCTCGGAAACCCGCGTCAGGATGCTGCGGACGCTTTCTACGCGGTGCCTGTGCGTGGGGGCCCTGGCCCGATCCCTGGGCATCAGCGCCCCGGCAGCTTCCCAGCATCTGCGGGTGCTGAGCCAGGCCGGGCTGGTGAGGCCCGAAAAGCGGGGCTACCACGTGCACTACCAAGTGGATGCCGGGGCCCTGGCGCGGCTGGCCGCCATGGCCAACGAGCTGGCAGGGATGCCGAATCCTGATGCGAGCCACCCAAACTTCCCCTTGGAGGCGACCATGTGCGACGCTAACTCCTGCTGCCAAAAGCCAGAGAACCTCGAAACCAAGCCGGAAGAGTGCTCCCCGGAGCAGATCAGAAAATGCCACGGAGACGTGCGGGACCATCCTTGCAAGCCCGACGAAAAGGAAAAATAG
- the ribB gene encoding 3,4-dihydroxy-2-butanone-4-phosphate synthase — MNQYSFPTGRFGPEHVEGALSALRDGRGILVVDDQDRENEADIIFPAQTLTRQQMALLIRECSGIVCLCLTHKKADALDLPPMVEDNSSQYGTAFTVSIEAARGVTTGVSAADRLTTVLAAVAEDARPCDLSRPGHVFPLRARPGGVLERRGHTEATVDLMRLAGLRPAGVLCELTNPDGTMARGADIERFAQAHRMPILSVESVAEYRRATESRPAAA, encoded by the coding sequence ATGAATCAGTATTCCTTCCCCACAGGCCGCTTCGGGCCCGAGCACGTGGAGGGGGCCCTGTCGGCCCTGCGCGACGGCCGGGGCATCCTGGTGGTCGACGACCAGGACCGGGAAAACGAGGCCGACATCATCTTTCCGGCCCAGACCCTCACCCGACAGCAGATGGCCCTGCTCATCCGCGAATGCAGCGGCATCGTCTGCCTCTGCCTGACCCATAAGAAAGCCGACGCCCTGGACCTGCCGCCCATGGTGGAGGACAACTCCAGCCAGTACGGCACCGCCTTCACTGTGTCCATCGAGGCGGCGCGGGGCGTGACCACCGGGGTCTCGGCCGCCGACCGTTTGACCACGGTGCTGGCCGCCGTGGCCGAGGACGCCCGCCCGTGCGACCTGTCCCGGCCCGGCCACGTCTTTCCCCTGCGCGCCCGCCCCGGCGGCGTGCTGGAGCGACGCGGCCACACCGAGGCCACCGTGGACCTGATGCGCCTTGCCGGACTGCGACCGGCCGGGGTGCTGTGCGAGCTGACCAACCCGGACGGCACCATGGCCAGGGGAGCGGACATAGAGCGGTTCGCCCAGGCTCACCGCATGCCCATCCTCTCCGTGGAGTCCGTGGCCGAATACCGGCGCGCGACCGAATCCCGCCCCGCCGCGGCCTGA
- a CDS encoding DUF3096 domain-containing protein: MTPHGGGYLGPVLSIVAGVLILVQPKLLNYIVAIYLIVIGVLALV; this comes from the coding sequence ATGACACCTCATGGAGGAGGCTACCTCGGACCCGTGCTGTCCATTGTGGCCGGCGTGCTCATTTTGGTGCAGCCGAAACTGCTGAACTACATCGTGGCCATCTACCTCATCGTCATCGGCGTCCTCGCCCTAGTGTAA
- the amrS gene encoding AmmeMemoRadiSam system radical SAM enzyme: MREALLWRPRSQNRVQCELCSQYCLIKDGERGKCGVRLNQGGTLFTLVFDKVAAANLDPIEKKPLYHFLPGTTSFSIGTQGCNIACGFCQNYSLSQSPKEGRDPTGEAITPERIVATAKDLGAASISYTYSEPTIFFELVMETARLAVEEGLKNILVSNGFMTDKMLDSCKDVIHAANVDLKAFTDRFYKELCDARLNPVLDNLRHIRRLGWHLEVTSLIIPNWNDSEDELRQMAGFIANDLGKSTPWHLSRYHPTYKMTEPSTPVETLERAFAIGKEAGLEYVYLGNVPGHDSNSTKCPECGCVCIKRSGYQVAGPVREDGSCPECGHKTEGVFA, encoded by the coding sequence ATGCGCGAAGCGCTGCTCTGGCGGCCCAGATCGCAGAACCGGGTGCAATGCGAGCTGTGCTCCCAATACTGCCTCATCAAGGACGGCGAGCGCGGCAAGTGCGGCGTGCGCCTCAACCAGGGCGGCACCCTCTTCACCCTTGTCTTCGACAAGGTGGCCGCGGCCAACCTCGACCCCATCGAGAAAAAGCCGCTCTACCACTTCCTGCCGGGAACCACGTCGTTCTCCATCGGCACGCAGGGATGCAACATCGCCTGCGGCTTCTGCCAAAACTACTCCCTGTCCCAGTCGCCCAAGGAGGGACGGGACCCCACGGGCGAGGCCATCACCCCGGAGCGCATCGTGGCCACGGCCAAGGACCTGGGCGCGGCCTCCATCTCCTACACCTACTCGGAGCCGACCATCTTCTTCGAGTTGGTCATGGAGACGGCCCGGCTGGCCGTGGAGGAGGGGCTGAAGAACATCCTGGTCTCCAACGGCTTCATGACCGACAAGATGCTCGACTCCTGCAAGGACGTCATCCACGCCGCCAACGTAGACCTCAAGGCCTTCACCGACCGTTTCTACAAGGAGCTGTGCGACGCCCGGCTGAACCCGGTGCTGGACAACCTGCGCCACATCCGCCGCCTCGGCTGGCACCTGGAGGTCACAAGCCTGATCATCCCCAACTGGAACGACTCGGAGGACGAGCTGCGGCAAATGGCCGGGTTCATCGCCAACGACCTGGGCAAGTCCACGCCCTGGCATCTCTCCCGCTACCACCCAACCTACAAGATGACCGAACCCTCCACGCCGGTGGAGACGCTGGAACGCGCCTTCGCCATCGGCAAGGAGGCGGGGTTGGAGTACGTTTACCTGGGCAACGTGCCCGGCCACGATTCCAACTCCACCAAGTGCCCGGAGTGCGGCTGCGTGTGCATCAAGCGCAGCGGCTACCAGGTCGCCGGGCCGGTGCGCGAGGACGGCTCCTGCCCCGAATGCGGCCATAAAACCGAAGGAGTGTTCGCATGA
- the purM gene encoding phosphoribosylformylglycinamidine cyclo-ligase encodes MQGDRSKAYKEAGVDIDAATDLVKSIKKMAQATFTKGVITDIGGFGGLFKPDVSGMQEPVLVAGADGVGTKLKLAFAFDRHDTIGVDLVAMSVNDILVQGAKPLFFLDYFACGKLEQGTAKQVVSGVAAGCRESECALLGGETAEMPGFYADGEYDLSGFCVGLVDNADIVDGSSIRVGDAVIGLASSGLHSNGYSLVRKLLDKSGLGPDDTFPGTRKKVSTVLLEPTRIYAKAVRSIRRDLEIKGMVHVTGGGFYENIPRVLPRGVSARLRFGSWDMPPVFDWLKEQGGLSWEEMLQIFNCGLGYLMVVRPELVEDVIGRLEGTGCPAFHVGTIERAEKGQERVLVDFPEGC; translated from the coding sequence ATGCAAGGCGACCGTTCCAAGGCCTACAAAGAAGCAGGCGTCGACATAGACGCCGCCACCGACCTCGTTAAATCAATCAAGAAGATGGCCCAGGCCACCTTCACCAAGGGCGTCATCACCGACATCGGCGGGTTCGGCGGCCTGTTCAAGCCCGATGTCTCCGGGATGCAGGAACCGGTCCTGGTGGCCGGTGCGGACGGCGTGGGCACCAAGCTCAAGCTGGCCTTCGCCTTCGACCGCCATGACACCATTGGTGTGGACCTGGTGGCCATGAGCGTCAACGACATCCTTGTGCAGGGAGCCAAGCCCCTGTTCTTCCTGGACTACTTCGCCTGCGGCAAGCTGGAGCAGGGAACGGCCAAGCAGGTCGTCTCCGGCGTGGCCGCGGGCTGCCGCGAGTCCGAGTGCGCCCTGCTGGGCGGCGAGACTGCGGAGATGCCCGGCTTCTACGCCGACGGCGAGTACGACCTCTCCGGCTTCTGCGTGGGGCTGGTGGACAACGCCGACATCGTGGACGGCTCCTCCATCCGCGTGGGCGACGCCGTCATCGGCCTGGCCTCCTCCGGCCTGCACTCCAACGGCTACTCCCTGGTGCGCAAGCTTCTGGACAAGTCCGGCCTGGGCCCGGACGATACCTTCCCCGGCACCCGCAAGAAGGTCTCCACCGTGCTGCTGGAGCCCACCCGCATCTACGCCAAGGCGGTACGGTCCATCCGGCGCGACCTGGAGATAAAGGGCATGGTGCACGTCACCGGCGGCGGCTTCTACGAGAACATCCCCCGCGTGCTGCCGCGCGGCGTGTCCGCCCGGCTGCGCTTCGGCTCCTGGGACATGCCCCCGGTCTTCGACTGGCTCAAGGAGCAGGGTGGGCTGTCCTGGGAGGAGATGCTGCAGATCTTCAACTGCGGCCTGGGCTACCTGATGGTGGTGCGGCCGGAGCTGGTTGAGGACGTCATCGGGCGGCTGGAGGGAACCGGCTGCCCGGCCTTCCACGTGGGCACCATCGAGCGCGCTGAAAAGGGCCAGGAGCGCGTGCTGGTGGATTTTCCCGAGGGCTGCTGA
- a CDS encoding radical SAM protein: MSKRKPPMPHLLSATADGEIVEHPELLMVVRRGDEITLPRPDELIRLPDESELFLLENRLAVGFDPESGQVEALEEPAVAAFISPGHTLGAVAAYHTRDEAARLPLFAYGAVGWAEGSFWVAARKVDEDRRQVFTNIPPEKVRQGAEKLMKRFPENRLVRHLTGCALVSGCPAAKNLALGRFEAPLPTSRACNADCLGCISSQPPDSGFPATQDRLRFTPTPDEVLEVMTAHAERAKRPILSFGQGCEGEPLTEADLLAEATRRYRDQGGPGTVNVNTNGSRPEVVAQLAKAGFSSMRVSLSSAREDAYTRYARPRSFSFDDVRECARQAKRHGLFVSLNYFFFPGVSDTENEMEALSGFIEATGVDFIQLRNLNLDPELYMALLEGIDHGPCMGLANFRKRIKKAHPGVGFGYFNPYVEQDAD; the protein is encoded by the coding sequence ATGAGCAAGCGCAAGCCCCCCATGCCCCACCTGCTCTCGGCCACGGCCGATGGCGAGATCGTCGAACACCCGGAACTGCTGATGGTGGTCCGGCGCGGCGACGAGATAACCCTGCCCCGGCCGGACGAACTGATCCGGCTGCCGGACGAGAGCGAGCTGTTCCTGCTGGAAAACCGCCTGGCCGTGGGGTTCGACCCCGAGTCCGGCCAGGTAGAGGCCTTGGAGGAGCCCGCGGTGGCCGCCTTCATTTCCCCCGGGCACACCCTGGGGGCGGTGGCCGCCTACCACACCCGCGACGAGGCCGCCCGGCTGCCCCTGTTCGCCTACGGCGCGGTGGGCTGGGCCGAGGGCTCCTTCTGGGTGGCCGCCCGCAAGGTGGACGAGGACCGCCGCCAGGTATTCACCAACATCCCTCCGGAGAAGGTCCGCCAGGGCGCGGAAAAGCTCATGAAGCGCTTCCCGGAGAACCGGCTCGTGCGCCACCTGACCGGCTGCGCCCTGGTCTCCGGCTGCCCAGCGGCCAAGAATCTGGCCCTGGGCCGGTTCGAGGCCCCCCTGCCCACCTCCCGCGCCTGCAACGCGGACTGCCTGGGCTGCATCTCCTCCCAGCCGCCGGATTCAGGCTTTCCCGCCACCCAGGACCGGCTGCGCTTCACCCCCACTCCGGACGAGGTGCTGGAGGTCATGACCGCCCACGCCGAGCGGGCCAAGCGGCCCATCCTCTCCTTCGGCCAGGGCTGCGAGGGCGAGCCGCTGACCGAGGCCGACCTGCTGGCCGAGGCCACCCGGCGCTACCGCGACCAGGGCGGGCCGGGCACGGTCAACGTCAACACTAACGGCTCGCGGCCGGAGGTGGTGGCGCAACTGGCCAAAGCCGGATTCTCCTCCATGCGGGTCTCCCTCAGCTCGGCGCGGGAGGATGCCTACACCCGCTACGCCCGCCCCCGCTCATTCTCATTCGACGACGTGCGTGAATGCGCCCGCCAAGCCAAGCGCCACGGGCTGTTCGTCTCCCTCAACTACTTCTTCTTTCCCGGAGTCTCCGACACGGAGAACGAGATGGAGGCCTTGTCGGGATTCATCGAGGCCACCGGCGTGGATTTCATCCAGCTGCGCAACCTCAATCTGGACCCCGAGCTCTACATGGCCCTGCTGGAAGGCATCGACCACGGCCCGTGCATGGGGCTGGCCAACTTCCGCAAGCGCATTAAAAAAGCCCACCCGGGGGTGGGCTTTGGATACTTCAATCCGTATGTGGAGCAGGACGCGGACTGA
- the rpsI gene encoding 30S ribosomal protein S9 produces the protein MSDFFYGTGKRKNSVARTRLYPGKGEIVVNGRALEEYFPRATLQMVIQQPLNLTKTIGKYDVRVNVDGGGISGQAQAVRHGISRALLELDPELRPALKKAGFLTRDARVKERKKYGQRSARARFQYSKR, from the coding sequence ATGAGCGATTTCTTCTACGGCACCGGCAAGCGCAAGAATTCCGTCGCCCGCACCCGTCTCTATCCCGGCAAGGGCGAGATCGTGGTCAACGGACGGGCTCTGGAGGAGTATTTCCCCAGGGCCACCCTGCAGATGGTCATCCAGCAGCCCCTGAACCTGACCAAGACCATCGGCAAGTACGACGTCCGCGTGAACGTGGACGGCGGCGGCATCTCCGGGCAAGCCCAGGCCGTGCGCCACGGCATTTCCCGCGCCCTGCTGGAGCTCGACCCCGAACTGCGCCCGGCCCTCAAGAAGGCCGGTTTCCTGACCCGCGACGCGCGCGTCAAGGAACGCAAGAAGTACGGCCAGCGCAGCGCCCGCGCCCGGTTCCAGTACTCCAAGCGGTAA
- the rplM gene encoding 50S ribosomal protein L13, translating into MKTWSPTPQDINREWVVVDAEDQILGRLATQIATRLRGKHKPEFAPHMDNGDFVVVVNAEKIRVTGRKMDDKKYYRHTGHVGGIKEQSLREKLGHKPEDVLYTAVRGMLPKNRLGRQLLKKLKVYSGPDHPHTAQEPKVLEL; encoded by the coding sequence ATGAAGACGTGGAGCCCCACGCCCCAAGACATCAACCGCGAATGGGTGGTTGTGGACGCCGAGGACCAGATTCTGGGCCGCCTGGCCACGCAGATCGCCACCCGCCTGCGCGGTAAGCACAAGCCCGAATTCGCCCCCCACATGGACAACGGCGACTTCGTCGTGGTGGTCAACGCGGAGAAGATCCGCGTCACCGGCCGCAAGATGGACGACAAAAAGTATTACCGCCACACCGGACACGTCGGCGGCATCAAGGAGCAGAGCCTGCGCGAGAAGCTGGGCCACAAGCCCGAGGATGTCCTGTACACCGCTGTGCGCGGTATGCTGCCCAAAAACCGTCTGGGCCGCCAGCTTCTCAAAAAGCTGAAAGTCTACTCCGGTCCCGACCACCCGCACACGGCCCAGGAACCCAAGGTCCTGGAGTTGTAG
- a CDS encoding class I SAM-dependent methyltransferase, whose amino-acid sequence MLSKTVRSVLVCPHCRRHPEWATDELPHYHCPECDLDFPRTERKQLDFRPRHTETISLDFTLGEPFEHPDGVRYEPLEPNPRPDVDWSSMNVPKHFTSEILSYIPKAGTDAVCLDLGCGKGGHRPVAEHAGYAWLGLDSESKRAPVLGDAHLLPVADRSVDLVLSMAVLEHLRYPHRAMKEIHRVLKPGGLFIATVAFLEPFHSDSYFHMTHMGVAGLLGYAGFDVERLGPSSNCLHSIFRMGMFPGMSRQGCRRLADPVIWLHKQWWKRTARKRPELTERQRILINSGDMTMVARRRHPKVDQALDRVRQKQ is encoded by the coding sequence ATGCTGTCCAAGACCGTCCGCTCCGTCCTCGTCTGCCCCCACTGCCGCCGCCACCCGGAGTGGGCCACGGACGAACTCCCCCACTACCACTGCCCGGAGTGCGACCTGGATTTTCCCCGCACGGAGCGGAAGCAACTCGATTTCCGCCCCCGGCATACGGAGACGATCAGCCTGGACTTCACGCTGGGCGAACCTTTCGAGCACCCGGACGGCGTGCGCTACGAGCCGCTGGAGCCCAATCCCCGCCCGGACGTGGACTGGAGTTCCATGAACGTGCCCAAGCACTTCACCAGCGAAATCCTGTCCTACATCCCCAAGGCGGGGACGGACGCCGTGTGCCTGGACCTGGGCTGCGGCAAGGGCGGGCACCGCCCGGTGGCCGAACACGCGGGCTACGCTTGGCTGGGGCTGGATTCCGAATCCAAGCGCGCCCCGGTGCTGGGCGACGCGCACCTCCTCCCCGTGGCCGACCGCTCCGTGGACCTCGTCCTGTCCATGGCCGTGCTGGAGCACCTGCGCTACCCGCACCGGGCCATGAAGGAAATCCACCGCGTGCTCAAGCCCGGCGGGCTGTTCATCGCCACGGTGGCCTTTCTGGAGCCGTTCCATTCGGACAGCTACTTCCACATGACCCACATGGGCGTGGCCGGGCTGCTCGGATACGCGGGGTTCGACGTGGAGCGGCTGGGGCCGTCCAGCAACTGCTTGCACTCCATTTTCCGCATGGGCATGTTCCCCGGCATGTCCCGGCAGGGATGCCGCAGGCTGGCGGACCCCGTCATCTGGCTGCACAAGCAGTGGTGGAAGCGGACCGCGCGCAAACGGCCGGAACTTACGGAACGGCAGAGGATTCTCATTAACTCCGGCGACATGACGATGGTGGCCAGAAGGCGCCATCCCAAGGTGGACCAAGCCCTTGACAGGGTCCGGCAAAAACAATAA